From one Mycolicibacterium sp. HK-90 genomic stretch:
- a CDS encoding aminopeptidase P family protein — protein sequence MTISQRRDRLRRRLAERGLDAMLVTDLVNVRYLSGFTGSNAALLIHAEDATPVLATDGRYRTQAAQQSPDAEVVIERACGSHLAGRAGRAGAVRLGFESHVVTVDAYAAMKKAAGDGVEWVRAAGTVEALREIKDAGEIAILRLACEAADAALADLLERGGLWPGRTERQVRNELEALMLDHGADGPSFETIVATGANSAIPHHRPTDAVLAAGDFVKIDFGALVAGYHSDMTRTFVLGPAAQWQLDIYDLVATAQQAGCDALGPGVPLSAVDAASRQVIADAGYGDNFGHGLGHGVGLQIHEAPGINAAAAGTLLAGSAVTVEPGVYLPDRGGVRIEDTLVVGEAAPDLLTQFPKELAIL from the coding sequence GTGACTATTTCCCAGCGCAGGGACCGGCTGCGGCGTCGGCTGGCCGAGCGGGGCCTGGACGCGATGTTGGTAACTGACCTGGTCAACGTGCGTTATCTGTCCGGATTCACCGGTTCCAACGCGGCCCTGTTGATCCACGCCGAGGACGCGACTCCGGTACTGGCCACCGACGGGCGGTACCGGACCCAGGCCGCGCAGCAGTCGCCGGACGCCGAGGTGGTCATCGAACGGGCCTGCGGGTCGCATCTGGCCGGGCGCGCCGGCCGTGCCGGGGCCGTGCGGCTCGGTTTCGAGAGCCATGTCGTGACCGTGGACGCCTACGCCGCCATGAAGAAGGCCGCGGGCGACGGTGTCGAGTGGGTCCGCGCGGCGGGCACCGTCGAGGCCCTGCGGGAGATCAAGGACGCCGGCGAGATCGCGATCCTGCGGTTGGCCTGTGAGGCCGCCGACGCCGCGCTCGCCGATCTGCTGGAGCGCGGTGGACTGTGGCCGGGACGCACCGAGCGTCAGGTGCGCAACGAGCTGGAAGCGCTGATGCTCGATCACGGTGCCGACGGGCCGTCGTTCGAGACGATCGTCGCCACCGGGGCCAACTCGGCCATCCCGCACCACCGCCCGACCGACGCGGTGCTGGCCGCGGGTGACTTCGTGAAGATCGACTTCGGCGCGCTGGTGGCCGGCTATCACTCCGACATGACGCGCACGTTCGTACTGGGGCCGGCCGCGCAGTGGCAGCTCGACATCTATGACCTGGTAGCCACCGCACAGCAGGCCGGGTGCGACGCCTTGGGTCCCGGTGTTCCGCTGAGCGCGGTGGACGCCGCGTCACGCCAGGTCATCGCCGACGCGGGGTACGGCGACAACTTCGGCCACGGCCTCGGACACGGCGTCGGACTGCAGATCCACGAAGCGCCGGGAATCAATGCCGCTGCCGCCGGTACACTGCTTGCTGGCTCTGCGGTAACCGTTGAGCCAGGTGTCTACTTGCCCGATCGCGGCGGTGTCCGGATCGAGGACACCCTGGTCGTCGGAGAGGCGGCACCCGACCTGCTTACCCAGTTCCCCAAGGAACTGGCCATCTTGTGA
- the efp gene encoding elongation factor P, with protein sequence MASTADFKNGLVLQIDGQLWQIVEFQHVKPGKGPAFVRTKLKNVVSGKVVDKTYNAGVKVETATVDRRDATYLYRDGNDFVFMDSEDFEQHPLSEDLVGRAAGFLLESMPVQIAFHESAPLYLELPVSVELVVSHTEPGLQGDRSSAGTKPATMETGAEIQVPLFINTGDKLKVDTRDGSYLGRVNA encoded by the coding sequence ATGGCATCGACTGCCGACTTCAAGAACGGGCTCGTCCTGCAGATCGACGGACAGCTGTGGCAGATCGTCGAATTCCAGCACGTCAAGCCGGGTAAGGGTCCGGCCTTCGTGCGGACGAAGCTGAAGAACGTGGTGTCCGGCAAGGTCGTCGACAAGACCTACAACGCCGGTGTGAAGGTGGAGACCGCCACCGTGGACCGCCGCGACGCCACCTACCTGTACCGCGACGGCAACGACTTCGTCTTCATGGATTCCGAGGATTTCGAGCAGCACCCGCTGTCGGAAGACCTGGTCGGGCGGGCCGCCGGGTTCCTGCTGGAGAGCATGCCGGTCCAGATCGCCTTCCACGAGTCCGCCCCGCTGTACCTGGAGCTCCCGGTCTCGGTCGAGCTCGTCGTCAGCCACACCGAGCCGGGCCTGCAGGGCGACCGCTCCAGCGCAGGCACCAAGCCGGCCACCATGGAGACCGGCGCCGAGATTCAGGTTCCGCTGTTCATCAACACCGGTGACAAGCTCAAGGTCGACACCCGCGACGGCAGCTACCTCGGCCGCGTGAATGCCTGA
- the nusB gene encoding transcription antitermination factor NusB has protein sequence MPDRRGDRGRHQARKRAVDLLFEAEARGLTPEAVADGRAALAEDQDDVSPLNPYTVSVARGVTEHAAHIDDLISAHLQGWTLERLPAVDRAILRVAVWELLHAEDVPEPVAVDEAVELAKELSTDESPGFVNGVLGQVMLVTPQIRAASQAVRGAGTQEN, from the coding sequence ATGCCTGATCGCCGCGGCGACCGGGGCCGTCACCAGGCCCGCAAACGCGCCGTCGATCTGCTCTTCGAAGCCGAGGCGCGTGGTCTGACGCCGGAAGCGGTGGCCGACGGTCGCGCCGCACTGGCCGAGGACCAGGACGACGTCAGCCCGCTCAACCCGTACACCGTGTCGGTGGCCCGCGGCGTAACCGAACACGCCGCCCACATCGACGATCTCATCTCGGCGCATCTGCAGGGCTGGACTCTGGAGCGGCTGCCCGCCGTGGACCGGGCCATCCTGCGGGTCGCGGTGTGGGAACTGCTGCACGCCGAGGACGTTCCCGAGCCCGTCGCCGTCGACGAGGCCGTGGAGCTGGCCAAGGAGCTGTCCACCGACGAATCACCTGGATTCGTCAACGGAGTCCTTGGTCAGGTGATGCTGGTGACCCCGCAGATCCGGGCGGCATCGCAGGCCGTGCGGGGCGCAGGAACGCAAGAGAACTAG
- a CDS encoding GntR family transcriptional regulator, whose amino-acid sequence MSQPEVTPVSLPSRRARADQARQVADVLRHQIYEGAYAGSLPTETELAAEFFVSRNTIREALAVLKNEGLIDRGTKVGTHVAARKYDHGLDALVGLKETFKDYGEVRNEVRAVQHLSAPPAVARKLALEPGAQVVFIERLRYLADLPLSLDLTYLAPDIGEQVIAHSLESNDIFALIERVSGRRLGGASLALEAVSADPHSAATLQVPDGSALLMAERLTSLDDGRPVDLEYIRMRGDRITMRGNLVRRDA is encoded by the coding sequence GTGTCGCAGCCCGAAGTCACTCCCGTATCGCTGCCGAGCCGCCGCGCCCGCGCCGACCAGGCCCGCCAGGTGGCCGATGTGCTGCGTCACCAGATCTACGAGGGTGCCTACGCCGGTTCCCTGCCCACCGAAACGGAGCTCGCTGCCGAATTCTTCGTGTCCCGCAACACCATTCGTGAAGCCCTCGCCGTGCTCAAGAACGAGGGCCTGATCGACCGGGGCACCAAGGTGGGAACCCACGTGGCGGCGCGCAAGTACGATCACGGCCTGGATGCGTTGGTGGGGCTGAAGGAGACCTTCAAGGACTACGGCGAGGTCCGTAACGAAGTGCGCGCCGTGCAGCACCTCTCCGCCCCGCCCGCGGTGGCCCGCAAGCTGGCGCTGGAGCCCGGCGCGCAGGTGGTGTTCATCGAGCGCCTGCGGTACCTGGCCGACCTGCCACTGTCGCTGGACCTGACCTACCTGGCTCCCGACATCGGCGAGCAGGTGATCGCGCATTCGCTGGAGAGCAACGACATCTTCGCGCTCATCGAGCGGGTCAGCGGGCGACGCCTGGGTGGGGCAAGCCTTGCCCTTGAGGCGGTTTCGGCCGACCCGCATTCCGCCGCGACGCTGCAGGTGCCAGACGGATCGGCGCTGCTGATGGCCGAACGGCTGACCAGTCTGGACGACGGGCGACCCGTCGACCTGGAGTACATCAGGATGCGCGGTGACCGAATCACCATGCGCGGCAACCTTGTAAGGAGAGACGCATGA
- a CDS encoding ferredoxin family protein has product MTLVNQRTDVPVTIDESLCIEGCTLCVDVCPLDSLAINPDNGKAYMHVDECWYCGPCAARCPTGAVTVNMPYLIR; this is encoded by the coding sequence ATGACGCTGGTCAATCAGCGGACCGATGTTCCGGTGACGATCGACGAATCCCTCTGTATCGAGGGCTGCACCTTGTGCGTCGACGTGTGCCCGCTGGATTCGCTGGCCATCAATCCCGACAACGGCAAGGCCTACATGCATGTCGACGAATGCTGGTACTGCGGCCCCTGCGCGGCCCGATGCCCCACCGGTGCGGTGACTGTCAACATGCCCTATCTCATCCGCTAG
- a CDS encoding ABC transporter substrate-binding protein, translated as MKTALIALAAGLTLVTAGCSLDSATKSADTVDVVVGYQSKTINTVTAGTLLRAQGYLERRLADITTRTGTKYNVTWQDYDTGAPITAQMVAEKIDIGSMGDYPMLINGSKTQANERARTEIVSVTGYNPKGALNMVVVTPDSPAESLTDLAGKKVSASVGSAGHGMLVQALGKAGVDAKTGVEVLNQQPQVGASSLESGQVQALSQFVAWPGLLVHQGKAKLLYDGAELNYPTLHGVVVRRAYAAEHPEVLDAFLQAQLDATDFINTEPLEAARIVAEGSGLPQEVVYLYNGPGGTSFDTTLKPSLIDALKGDVPYLKSIDNFADLDVTGFVQDGPLRAAFAARGQDYDKVLGSNVNPSALSGTDPVCHSPVDNPATAGELWLDGADTTTAAATPVCLLKAIRQAEGEGKKVRAAYVTDAELGTRWFADKAVWVRLPVPGAEGYLPFGTQAGAERYTAAHPGSTVVDYRQALAGAI; from the coding sequence GTGAAAACAGCCCTGATCGCCCTCGCCGCCGGTCTCACCCTTGTGACCGCAGGCTGCTCCCTGGATTCGGCCACCAAATCGGCCGACACCGTCGACGTCGTCGTCGGCTATCAGTCCAAGACCATCAACACCGTCACGGCGGGAACCCTGTTGCGCGCCCAGGGGTACCTGGAACGCCGGCTGGCCGACATCACCACGCGCACCGGAACCAAGTACAACGTGACGTGGCAGGACTACGACACCGGCGCCCCGATCACCGCGCAGATGGTCGCCGAGAAGATCGACATCGGTTCGATGGGCGACTATCCGATGCTCATCAACGGGTCCAAGACCCAGGCCAACGAGCGTGCCAGGACCGAGATCGTCTCGGTCACCGGGTACAACCCGAAAGGTGCGTTGAACATGGTGGTGGTGACGCCGGATTCGCCGGCCGAGTCGCTGACCGACCTGGCCGGCAAGAAGGTCTCGGCCAGCGTCGGTTCGGCCGGGCACGGCATGCTGGTGCAGGCATTGGGGAAGGCCGGCGTCGACGCCAAGACCGGGGTGGAGGTGCTCAACCAGCAGCCGCAGGTCGGCGCCTCGTCGTTGGAATCCGGTCAGGTTCAGGCTCTTTCGCAATTCGTCGCCTGGCCAGGTCTGTTGGTCCACCAGGGTAAGGCCAAGCTACTCTATGACGGGGCGGAGTTGAATTATCCGACCCTGCACGGTGTGGTGGTCCGCCGCGCGTATGCCGCCGAGCATCCCGAGGTGCTCGACGCCTTCCTGCAGGCCCAACTCGATGCCACCGACTTCATCAACACCGAGCCCTTGGAGGCGGCCCGCATCGTGGCCGAGGGCAGCGGGCTGCCGCAGGAGGTCGTCTACCTCTACAACGGCCCGGGTGGCACCTCGTTCGACACCACCCTGAAGCCGTCGCTCATCGATGCGCTCAAAGGTGATGTGCCCTACCTGAAGTCGATCGACAACTTCGCCGATCTCGACGTCACCGGATTCGTCCAGGACGGGCCGTTGCGGGCGGCGTTCGCGGCCCGGGGCCAGGACTATGACAAGGTACTGGGCTCGAACGTCAACCCGTCGGCACTGAGCGGTACCGACCCGGTGTGCCACAGCCCGGTCGACAATCCCGCCACGGCAGGCGAACTCTGGCTCGACGGTGCGGACACCACCACAGCCGCCGCCACGCCGGTCTGCCTGCTCAAGGCGATCCGGCAGGCGGAAGGGGAGGGCAAGAAGGTGCGCGCCGCCTATGTCACCGATGCTGAACTCGGCACCCGGTGGTTCGCCGACAAGGCCGTGTGGGTGCGCCTGCCCGTTCCGGGCGCCGAGGGCTACCTGCCGTTCGGCACCCAGGCGGGCGCGGAACGCTACACGGCGGCACATCCCGGCAGCACGGTCGTCGACTACCGTCAGGCCCTGGCAGGTGCGATATGA
- a CDS encoding ABC transporter permease, whose amino-acid sequence MTTTDTVPATVGDTAPAPEPTPGRRPAAIWPHRLLRLASVVTAVVLWQVLTVNDVRLGLRFDTLPTVTEITAALLHRLGTPEYWLDLGQSLIRILTGFGIAAVVGVITGILLGRTALFADIFGPLTELARPIPAIAMVPVAILLFPSDEAGIVFITFLAAYFPIMVSVRHAVRALPTIWEDSVRTLGGGRLDVLRQVVLPGILPGLFGGLSVGMGVAWICVISAEMISGRLGVGYRTWQAYTVLNYPDVFVGIITIGVLGFVTAAAVELIGRRATRWLPRGEEVSR is encoded by the coding sequence ATGACCACCACCGACACGGTTCCCGCGACGGTCGGTGACACTGCGCCCGCGCCGGAGCCGACGCCTGGTCGCCGTCCGGCGGCCATATGGCCCCATCGGCTGCTGAGGTTGGCGTCGGTGGTGACCGCCGTCGTCCTGTGGCAGGTGCTGACCGTCAACGACGTTCGCCTCGGCCTGCGGTTCGACACCCTGCCGACGGTCACCGAGATCACCGCGGCCCTGCTGCACCGGCTCGGTACGCCGGAGTACTGGCTGGATCTCGGCCAGTCGCTGATCCGCATCCTCACCGGGTTCGGCATCGCCGCGGTGGTCGGGGTGATCACGGGAATCCTGTTGGGCCGCACCGCGCTGTTCGCCGACATCTTCGGCCCGCTCACCGAACTGGCCCGGCCCATCCCGGCGATCGCCATGGTGCCGGTGGCCATTCTGCTGTTCCCTAGCGACGAGGCCGGCATCGTCTTCATCACATTCCTGGCGGCGTACTTTCCGATCATGGTCAGCGTCCGCCACGCGGTCCGTGCCCTTCCGACCATCTGGGAGGACTCGGTGCGCACCCTCGGGGGTGGCCGCCTCGACGTGCTGCGCCAGGTGGTGTTGCCGGGCATCCTGCCCGGACTGTTCGGCGGCCTGTCGGTCGGCATGGGGGTGGCCTGGATCTGTGTGATCTCGGCCGAGATGATCTCGGGCCGGCTGGGCGTCGGATATCGCACCTGGCAGGCGTACACGGTGCTGAACTATCCGGACGTGTTCGTCGGGATCATCACGATCGGGGTGCTCGGCTTCGTGACCGCCGCGGCGGTCGAGTTGATCGGCCGCCGCGCCACTCGCTGGTTGCCGCGCGGCGAGGAGGTGTCGCGATGA
- a CDS encoding ABC transporter ATP-binding protein, with amino-acid sequence MSPTATVAATGMRLELEGIRLSYTGTPVIDNLSLTVQPGEILVLTGPSGCGKSTLLRALTGLLRPDAGRVLADGDPVTTTSRDRGMVFQDSALLPWRTVRSNIELALQLRGEPKATRRDRADRWIGEVGLSGFADFLPKSLSGGMRQRVQLARGLAGAPRAVMMDEPFAALDTQTRAAMQRLLIETWQAHPTTIVFVTHDVDEALTLGDRVAVLGRAGQPLRALIEVGRPRTDYPERSVQRAEIIAALEQP; translated from the coding sequence ATGAGTCCCACGGCGACGGTGGCCGCCACCGGAATGCGGTTGGAACTTGAGGGAATCCGCTTGTCCTACACCGGTACTCCGGTGATCGACAACTTGAGCCTCACCGTGCAGCCCGGCGAGATCCTGGTGCTCACCGGCCCGTCGGGATGCGGTAAATCCACCCTGCTGCGAGCTCTGACCGGACTGCTGCGTCCGGATGCCGGCCGCGTGCTGGCCGACGGCGACCCGGTCACCACCACCTCACGCGACCGCGGCATGGTGTTCCAGGACAGCGCCCTGCTGCCGTGGCGCACGGTGCGGTCCAACATCGAACTGGCACTGCAACTCCGGGGGGAGCCGAAAGCGACGCGCCGCGACCGCGCCGACCGCTGGATCGGCGAGGTCGGCTTGTCGGGATTCGCGGACTTCCTGCCGAAGAGCCTGTCCGGAGGCATGCGCCAGCGGGTCCAGCTCGCCCGCGGTCTGGCCGGTGCACCGCGCGCGGTCATGATGGACGAGCCGTTCGCTGCGCTGGACACCCAGACCCGGGCGGCCATGCAGCGCTTGCTGATCGAGACCTGGCAGGCGCACCCGACGACAATCGTATTCGTCACGCACGACGTCGACGAGGCGCTCACCCTCGGTGACCGCGTCGCCGTGCTCGGCCGTGCCGGACAACCGCTGCGAGCCCTCATCGAAGTGGGCCGGCCCAGAACCGATTACCCCGAACGATCCGTGCAGCGCGCCGAGATCATTGCCGCCCTGGAGCAACCATGA
- a CDS encoding fumarate reductase/succinate dehydrogenase flavoprotein subunit encodes MTEIADIPDIADAIRIDCDVLVIGGGTAGTMAALTAAENGAQVLLLEKAHVRHSGALAMGMDGVNNAVIPGKAEPEDYVAEITRANDGIVNQRTVYQTATRGFAMVQRLERYGVKFEKDEHGEYAVRRVHRSGSYVLPMPEGKDVKKALYRVLRQRTMREKIRIENRFMPVRVLTHEGRAVGAAAFNTRTGEFVTVAAKAVILSTGACGRLGLPASGYLYGTYENPTNAGDGYAMAYHAGAELSGIECFQVNPLIKDYNGPACAYVANPFGGYQVNALGERFVDSDYWSGQMMAEVKEEIESARGPIYLKVSHLPDETITTLENILHTTERPTRGTFHANRGHDYRTHDIEMHISEIGLCSGHSASGVWVDEHARTTVPGLYAAGDLACVPHNYMIGAFVYGDLAGEHAASTLAAVPAPADLPADQVAAAHELIYRPLRQPDGPPQPQVEFKLRRFVNDYVAPPKTATKLSIAVQTFERMTTEVEGIGARTPHELMRAAEVSFIRDCAEMAARSSLTRTESRWGLYHERADLPERDDAQWRYHLNLYKGADGAMHFVKRPVAPYFVAVPELDHLTSHDPVTTVAQPHLHGGRAPAAERSRLRPAASAQPPSPRIAAVLTLEEPSLSDLAPYLADSDAGVRRTAVATLVEHLPDGYQPALVAALDDDDAGVRRETADAVRELVEVLPDPGAFTDRLASADPVVRAVTVYLLSSRRAGSPQAYRTASADADHRVRIEAVRALVSVDDHDGVAAATTDENREVRIAAVGGLATLRAGADAVRVALDDPDPLVRAAALASLGAVGCTDDDVVSVEKAFTESAWQIRQGAARALAGAVPEVAVPTLSRALEDRHLDVRKAAVLSLSRWASSETTARQALTVALEDSDADVRAYARQALAG; translated from the coding sequence ATGACAGAGATCGCCGACATCCCCGACATCGCCGACGCGATCCGGATCGACTGCGACGTGCTGGTGATCGGTGGCGGCACCGCGGGCACCATGGCCGCGCTGACCGCCGCCGAGAACGGCGCGCAGGTGCTGCTGCTGGAGAAGGCGCATGTACGGCACTCCGGCGCGCTGGCCATGGGCATGGACGGCGTCAACAACGCCGTCATCCCCGGCAAGGCCGAACCCGAGGACTACGTCGCCGAGATCACCCGCGCCAACGACGGAATCGTCAACCAGCGCACCGTGTATCAGACCGCCACCCGTGGATTCGCCATGGTGCAGCGGCTCGAACGCTACGGGGTGAAGTTCGAGAAGGACGAGCACGGTGAATACGCGGTGCGCCGCGTGCACCGATCCGGCTCCTATGTGTTGCCGATGCCCGAGGGCAAGGACGTCAAGAAGGCGCTGTACCGGGTACTGCGGCAACGAACGATGCGCGAGAAGATCCGTATCGAGAACCGGTTCATGCCGGTACGCGTGCTGACCCATGAGGGCAGGGCGGTGGGCGCGGCCGCATTCAACACCCGCACAGGCGAGTTCGTCACCGTCGCCGCCAAGGCCGTGATCCTGTCCACCGGGGCCTGCGGCCGGCTCGGTCTGCCGGCCTCGGGGTACCTGTATGGCACGTACGAGAACCCGACCAACGCGGGGGACGGGTACGCCATGGCCTATCACGCCGGCGCCGAGCTGTCGGGAATCGAGTGCTTCCAGGTCAATCCGCTGATCAAGGATTACAACGGCCCCGCCTGCGCCTATGTGGCGAACCCGTTCGGCGGATACCAGGTCAATGCGCTGGGGGAGCGGTTCGTCGACTCCGACTACTGGTCGGGCCAGATGATGGCCGAGGTCAAGGAGGAGATCGAATCGGCGCGCGGGCCCATCTACCTCAAGGTCAGCCACCTGCCGGACGAGACGATCACCACGCTGGAGAACATCCTGCACACCACGGAACGGCCGACCCGCGGCACGTTCCACGCCAACCGCGGACACGACTACCGCACGCATGACATCGAGATGCACATCTCCGAGATCGGTTTGTGCTCAGGGCATTCGGCTTCAGGCGTGTGGGTGGACGAGCACGCCCGCACCACGGTGCCTGGCCTGTACGCCGCCGGAGACCTGGCGTGTGTACCCCACAACTACATGATCGGGGCGTTCGTCTACGGCGATCTGGCCGGTGAGCATGCGGCGTCGACGCTGGCCGCCGTGCCCGCGCCGGCAGACCTGCCGGCCGATCAGGTGGCCGCGGCTCACGAGCTCATCTACCGTCCGCTGCGGCAGCCGGACGGTCCTCCGCAACCGCAGGTCGAGTTCAAGCTGCGGCGGTTCGTCAACGACTATGTGGCGCCGCCGAAGACGGCGACGAAACTGTCGATCGCGGTGCAGACGTTCGAGCGGATGACCACCGAGGTCGAGGGCATCGGCGCCCGCACGCCGCACGAGTTGATGCGGGCCGCCGAGGTGTCGTTCATCCGCGACTGCGCGGAGATGGCGGCCCGGTCCTCACTGACCCGGACCGAATCCCGTTGGGGCCTGTACCACGAACGCGCCGACCTGCCGGAACGCGACGACGCGCAATGGCGCTACCACCTGAACCTGTACAAGGGCGCCGACGGCGCAATGCACTTCGTGAAGCGGCCGGTGGCACCGTATTTCGTCGCGGTGCCGGAGCTCGACCACCTGACGTCACACGATCCGGTGACCACCGTCGCGCAGCCGCATCTGCACGGGGGCCGCGCACCGGCCGCCGAACGATCCCGGCTGCGCCCGGCGGCCTCCGCCCAACCGCCGTCGCCGCGGATCGCCGCGGTGCTGACGTTGGAGGAGCCGTCACTGTCCGATCTGGCGCCCTACCTGGCCGACTCGGACGCCGGGGTCCGCCGGACCGCGGTCGCCACCCTTGTCGAACATCTGCCCGACGGATATCAACCGGCGCTGGTGGCCGCCCTCGACGACGACGACGCCGGGGTGCGGCGGGAGACCGCCGACGCGGTCCGCGAACTCGTCGAGGTCCTGCCCGACCCGGGCGCTTTCACCGACCGACTGGCCTCCGCGGATCCGGTGGTGCGCGCGGTCACGGTGTATCTGCTGAGTTCCCGGCGCGCCGGCAGCCCCCAGGCGTACCGGACCGCATCGGCCGATGCCGACCACCGGGTGCGGATCGAGGCGGTGCGGGCCCTGGTGTCCGTCGATGATCACGACGGCGTCGCGGCCGCCACCACCGACGAGAACCGGGAAGTGCGGATCGCCGCGGTCGGCGGGCTGGCGACGCTCCGCGCCGGGGCGGACGCGGTGCGGGTGGCGCTCGACGATCCCGATCCGCTGGTGCGGGCGGCGGCCCTGGCCTCGCTCGGCGCGGTGGGTTGCACCGATGACGATGTGGTCAGCGTCGAGAAGGCGTTCACCGAGTCGGCGTGGCAGATCCGCCAGGGCGCGGCGCGGGCCCTGGCCGGGGCCGTGCCCGAGGTGGCGGTGCCCACCCTGTCACGGGCGTTGGAGGACCGGCATCTCGACGTCCGCAAGGCCGCGGTCCTCAGCCTGAGCCGGTGGGCGAGTTCGGAGACGACGGCCCGCCAGGCACTCACCGTGGCGCTCGAGGACAGTGACGCCGACGTGCGTGCGTATGCGCGGCAGGCGCTTGCCGGTTGA